In Brachypodium distachyon strain Bd21 chromosome 2, Brachypodium_distachyon_v3.0, whole genome shotgun sequence, one genomic interval encodes:
- the LOC100820894 gene encoding uncharacterized protein LOC100820894 isoform X1 → MEAEGVRHRTVEVARGVRLHVAESGPEDGPAVLLLHGFPDLWYGWRHQMAALAARGFRAVAPDLRGYGDSDAPPDAGSYTTFHVVGDLVALIADLAQPQVFVAGHDWGAIVAWQLCLLRPDLVRALVNLSVVYHPRRSEGSPLEAVRALCGEDHYMCHFQVKNDPFIPPVMIVADRINETVGLHIRITKLCLQKPGVAEAEFALPDMRHLFKKVLGMRKAAPLILPKDKTFFDSLDSDGTCPAWLSEEDISYYADKFEKTGFTGGFNYYRCMDKNWELSAPWTGAPIKVPTKFIVGDLDLTYNTPGVKDYIHKGGLKAMVPNLEDLVIMEGVGHFINQEKPNEVSDHICEFFSKF, encoded by the exons atgGAGGCGGAGGGCGTGCGGCACCGGACGGTGGAGGTGGCACGCGGGGTGCGGCTGCACGTGGCGGAGTCGGGGCCCGAGGACGGCCCCGCGGTGTTGCTCCTGCACGGCTTCCCGGACCTCTGGTACGGCTGGCGCCACCAGATGGCCGCCCTGGCGGCCCGGGGCTTCCGCGCCGTCGCGCCCGACCTGCGCGGCTACGGCGACTCCGATGCCCCGCCCGACGCGGGCTCCTACACCACCTTCCACGTCGTCGGCGACCTCGTCGCCCTCATCGCCGACCTGGCCCAGCCCCAG GTGTTCGTGGCGGGGCACGACTGGGGCGCCATCGTGGCGTGGCAGCTCTGCCTGCTCCGGCCGGACCTCGTGCGGGCGCTCGTGAACCTCAGCGTGGTGTACCACCCGCGCCGGTCCGAGGGGAGCCCACTCGAGGCCGTCAGGGCCCTGTGCGGGGAAGACCACTACATGTGCCACTTCCAGGTGAAAAACGACCCTTTCATCCCTCCTGTCATGATCGTGGCAGACAGAATCAATG AAACAGTTGGATTGCACATACGAATTACAAAATTATGCCTGCAGAAGCCTGGAGTTGCTGAAGCTGAATTTGCTCTGCCAGACATGAGGCATCTGTTTAAGAAGGTTTTGGGAATGCGCAAGGCAGCTCCACTTATTCTACCCAAAGACAAGACCTTCTTTGACTCACTTGATTCAGATGGTACTTGCCCTGCATGGCTCTCAGAAGAAGATATTTCCTACTACGCagacaaatttgagaagaCAGGTTTTACAGGAGGGTTTAACTACTACAGATGCATGGACAA GAACTGGGAGCTCTCCGCACCATGGACTGGAGCTCCAATAAAAGTTCCAACAAAATTCATTGTTGGGGACCTGGATCTTACATATAACACACCAGGGGTGAAAGACTACATTCACAAGGGTGGCTTGAAGGCAATGGTGCCGAATCTGGAGGATTTGGTTATCATGGAGGGAGTGGGCCACTTCATCAACCAGGAGAAGCCTAACGAGGTCTCAGATCACATTTGTGAGTTCTTTAGCAAGTTCTGA
- the LOC100837556 gene encoding pectinesterase translates to MASFTTRGSKDTCCLVLVVLLLALQLVARGSDGAAAFSGLYTFRGPGEAEAFEAALLRQACFNVSSSSGGEQGCVSRLDTARGGAGSGPVPVLRAALRDTLGEAVGAAEAVAGLASLSNHAREEMAVRDCVELLGYSVDELGWSLDAMADDASVVDAETEEKEQHERARSAASMAAEESLHAWLSAALGNQDTCVQGFHGTKDGRLLRPVEASVARLTQLVGNLLAMHQRLRSIMPLHQHGKNSTADELPPWVTDSVDEELARAHGGSSGKKKKAMRVDVVVAQDGSGRYRTVGEAVARAPSHSRRRYVIYVKRGVYHENVDVTKKKTNLALVGEGMGETVITGSRSFSSGWTTFRSATVAVSGAGFLARDLTIRNTAGPGARQAVALRVDSDRSAFYRVALEGHQDTLYAHSLRQFYRDCRVSGTVDFVFGNAAAVIQRTLLATLPLAPGQTAGTVTAQGRKDPNQSTGFALHNCVVQAQHPTYLGRPWRPFSRVVVMESYLGPGVRAQGWLEWAGNAGLGTVFYGEYRNFGPGAGVAGRVRWPGYHVIFDPAWAGRFTVRRFIDGIAWLPSTGVTFTADLIKK, encoded by the exons ATGGCGTCGTTCACGACACGTGGCAGTAAAGACACCTGCTGCCTAGTGCTGgtagtgctgctgctggcgctcCAGCTTGTTGCCCGCGGCAGCGATGGCGCCGCGGCGTTCTCCGGGCTGTACACGTTCCGCGGCCcgggcgaggccgaggccttCGAGGCCGCGCTGCTTCGCCAGGCGTGCTTCAacgtctcctcctcgtccgggGGCGAGCAGGGCTGCGTGTCGCGCCTCGAtacggcgcgcggcggcgcaggcagTGGGCCCGTGCCGGTCCTGCGCGCCGCGCTCCGCGACACGCTCGGCGAGGCCGTGGGCGCCGCGGAGGCCGTGGCCGGGCTGGCGTCGCTGTCCAACCACGCGCGCGAGGAGATGGCCGTGCGCGACTGCGTGGAGCTGCTGGGTTACTCCGTGGACGAGCTCGGGTGGTCGCTCGACGCCATGGCCGACGACGCCTCCGTCGTCGACGCGGAGACGGAAGAGAAGGAGCAGCACGAGCGTGCCCGTTCGGCGGCATCGATGGCCGCCGAGGAGAGCCTGCACGCGTGGCTGAGCGCGGCGCTGGGCAACCAGGACACCTGCGTGCAGGGCTTCCACGGCACCAAGGACGGCCGCCTGCTGCGCCCCGTCGAGGCGTCCGTGGCGCGGCTCACGCAGCTCGTCGGCAACCTCCTCGCCATGCACCAGCGGCTCCGCAGCATCATGCCTCTGCACCAACACGGCAAGAACAGCACGGCTGATGAGCTGCCGCCGTGGGTGACGGACAGCGTCGACGAGGAGCTGGCGCGCGCCCACGGCGGGTCTagcgggaagaagaagaaggcgatgCGGGTGGATGTCGTTGTGGCGCAGGACGGGAGCGGCAGGTACCGGACCGTGGGCGAGGCCGTGGCGCGCGCGCCGAGCCACAGCCGACGCAGGTACGTCATCTACGTGAAGCGCGGCGTGTACCACGAGAACGTGGACGTGACCAAGAAGAAGACCAACCTGGCGCTCGTCGGCGAGGGCATGGGCGAGACCGTCATCACCGGCAGCCGCAGCTTCTCTTCCGGCTGGACCACCTTCCGCAGCGCCACCGTCG CGGTGTCGGGCGCGGGGTTCCTGGCGCGGGACCTGACGATCCGGAACACGGCggggccgggggcgcggcaggCGGTGGCGCTGCGGGTGGACTCGGACCGGTCCGCCTTCTACCGCGTGGCACTCGAGGGCCACCAGGACACGCTCTACGCGCACTCGCTCCGCCAGTTCTACCGCGACTGCCGCGTCTCCGGCACCGTCGACTTCGTCTTCGGCAACGCCGCGGCGGTCATCCAGCGGACGCTGCTCGCCACGCTGCCGCTGGCCCCGGGCCAGACGGCGGGCACGGTCACGGCGCAGGGCCGCAAGGACCCGAACCAGAGCACGGGGTTCGCGCTCCACAACTGCGTCGTGCAGGCCCAGCACCCGACCTACCTGGGCCGGCCCTGGAGGCCCTTCTCGCGGGTGGTCGTCATGGAATCCTACCTGGGCCCCGGCGTGCGCGCGCAAGGGTGGTTGGAGTGGGCCGGGAATGCCGGGCTGGGGACGGTGTTCTATGGGGAGTACAGGAACTTCGGGCCCGGGGCCGGGGTCGCCGGGAGGGTCAGGTGGCCTGGGTACCACGTGATCTTTGACCCGGCGTGGGCCGGCCGATTCACCGTGCGGCGGTTCATCGATGGGATCGCGTGGCTGCCGTCCACCGGCGTCACCTTCACCGCCGACTTGATCAAGAAATGA
- the LOC100837059 gene encoding uncharacterized protein LOC100837059 — MAAPPPVLTVVVEKGPRAGETRHCRAGSALRVGRVVKGNDLAVRDTGASQQHLAIRFLPPPAAAVWAVSDLGSSNGTFLNGAPLVPSVPAPLSHGDLIKIGDSTVLAVSMAPDSDPNPVTNPSQRRSSRRTAAVVPVVVEEKPSVVPRRGTRKKAPQAAEPPRVEKEEQDAVAVVVLDERPQVVTRRGGLKKLVEEPPLGDREDTAEAPRLEEQKKAEEPSEPENDDEEKKEDTVVTRRGLRKKEEEANVVLRRGRQKKASALEPEKEGKEGLVVTHRGRRKKNEATVAPVPLPSKRRLRRVQRSEASSSAMKTVLDDDEVVQGGNELAASRVRAGNLLTLATAKGGEEQKGGKEATGHGGAEGTVRTLEEQVPKGRASAKLASSNNGVYAAVVELTEEIELAAEAPRRDRWKRTVEPPVQEKEEMDAVAVTHHDGQKKAAVVRRRVGRKKDAAIVAPPPQPPKRRSEKDQGRVTRASARNNVLQEEDKVEQEGNGVAAAREQAGNPSIVTLVHGGEDKEVKGSTDALEDEASKGRASAQHASSDNRGQEEQGGAHRSSRDDSGSNGIPNTTSKYREDRKLKAYSTPFDVSQFLEMTAHFVTRLAKRKHQRISKVKKDEVRYATDKMGSLFRENCGILVVSLGCIKSQNALPSWPLASSSKFKICPASPLSDLSDSPKPPMATQPPPPVLTLTVEKGPRKGEIRQCIAGSALRVGRVVKGNDLAVRDVGASQQHLAIEFLPPPASRWAVSDLGSSNGSFLNGAPLVPTVPAPLSDGNLIKIGESTVLAVSLASDSDLCRGAAAAAGPRRSSRGPAVPAAAEEKKPPAGDRRGTRKKAAVVEAPEFEDEAPDAAAVVVEEEKPRLVTRRGGRKKAAASDPPEEPEKDEEEKEEPPLVTRRGRQKKVAEHPVPEKDEETEVAPVVTQLEGNKQAVEPPEPEPEKEGAKRRGRPKKATEVPEPGKEEEAKAEAPVATRRSARNKGAATAAAPPPPAKTRSRRGRGRGARAASTREAVIPEDEDVEEQEEIEVAMPREPAANHLSTSTVVKSAEAEKIAAGDGEIKVAAKEAPEVEVAKEAASATVANNGCAKENDGGEDEEEDGKAELVGSGGEAGAGEKVEERAGRSSLDTMTLGEWFYRMEKYLVRKIDEYADQSIVELEDQERRLYEYISTLGKQL, encoded by the exons AtggccgctccgccgccggtgctcACCGTGGTGGTGGAGAAGGGCCCGCGCGCGGGGGAGACCCGGCACTGCCGCGCGGGCTCCGCGCTACGCGTTGGCCGCGTCGTCAAGGGCAACGACCTCGCCGTGCGCGACACGGGGGCGTCGCAGCAGCACCTCGCCATCCGGTTCCtaccgccgcccgccgccgccgtgtgGGCAGTCTCCGATCTCGGATCCTCCAACGGAACCTTCCTCAACGGCGCCCCCCTCGTGCCCTCCGTCCCCGCCCCGCTCTCCCACGGGGATCTGATCAAGATCGGCGATTCCACCGTGCTCGCCGTGTCCATGGCGCCCGATTCGGATCCGAATCCAGTCACTAATCCCAGCCAGAGGCGCTCCTCGCGCCGCACGGCGGCTGTGGtgccggtggtggtggaggagaagCCCTCTGTGGTGCCCCGCCGGGGCACACGGAAGAAAGCGCCGCAGGCAGCGGAGCCCCCTAGAGTGGAGAAGGAAGAGCAGGACGCAGTGGCAGTGGTGGTGCTTGATGAGAGGCCCCAAGTGGTTACGCGCCGGGGAGGACTGAAGAAGCTGGTTGAAGAGCCCCCCCTAGGGGATAGGGAGGACACTGCAGAGGCACCGCGGCTTGAGGAGCAGAAGAAGGCAGAAGAACCTTCTGAACCAGAGAATGAtgacgaggagaagaaggaagacaCAGTGGTGACACGGCGTGGTCTGCgaaagaaggaggaggaggcaaaTGTGGTGTTGCGTCGTGGCAGGCAAAAGAAGGCCTCGGCCCTTGAACCagagaaggaagggaaggagggTCTGGTGGTGACACACCGCggcagaaggaagaagaatgaGGCAACAGTCGCCCCTGTGCCATTGCCTTCAAAGAGGAGGCTTAGAAGGGTACAGAGAAGTGAAGCATCCTCTAGTGCAATGAAAACTGttcttgatgatgatgaggtgGTGCAGGGGGGAAATGAATTGGCTGCGTCAAGAGTGCGGGCAGGGAACCTGCTGACTTTGGCGACAGCGAAGGGTGGTGAGGAACAGAAGGGGGGTAAAGAGGCCACTGGGCATGGAGGGGCCGAAGGGACAGTGAGGACACTGGAGGAGCAAGTGCCAAAGGGAAGGGCCAGTGCTAAGCTTGCTTCTTCTAATAACGGGGTTTATGCGGCTGTAGTTGAGCTCACTGAAGAGATAGAGCTGGCTGCAGAGGCGCCACGACGGGACAGGTGGAAGAGGACCGTGGAGCCCCCTGTgcaggagaaggaagagatgGATGCCGTTGCTGTGACGCACCATGATGGCCAGAAGAAGGCTGCAGTGGTGAGGCGCCGTGTCGGGAGGAAGAAAGATGCGGCAATTGTTGCCCCTCCACCACAGCCTCCAAAGAGGAGGTCCGAAAAGGACCAGGGAAGGGTTACGAGAGCTAGTGCAAGGAATAACGTTCTTCAGGAGGAGGACAAGGTGGAACAAGAGGGAAATGGTGTAGCTGCAGCAAGAGAGCAAGCAGGGAATCCATCCATTGTGACGTTGGTGCATGGTGGTGAGGATAAAGAAGTGAAAGGGTCCACGGATGCATTGGAGGATGAAGCGTCAAAGGGGAGGGCCAGTGCCCAGCATGCGTCTTCTGACAACAGGGGTCAGGAGGAACAGGGTGGTGCTCATCGTTCTTCTAGAGATGATTCAGGATCTAATGGAATCCCCAATACTACAAGCAAATACAGAGAG GATCGAAAGCTGAAGGCGTACTCGACCCCCTTCGATGTCAG TCAATTTCTTGAGATGACTGCTCATTTTGTTACACGACTAGCAAAGAGAAAACACCAAAGGATATCAAAGGTGAAGAAGGATGAAGTTAGATATGCGACAG ATAAGATGGGTTCACTCTTCCGAGAAAATTGCGGCATTCTCGTAGTTTCTCTCGGCTgtatcaaaagtcaaaacgcACTTCCCTCTTGGCCTCTTGCGTCCTcctcaaaattcaaaatctgCCCCGCTTCTCCTCTCTCCGACCTTTCCGATTCCCCGAAACCCCCGATGGCCACccagcctccgccgccggtgctcACCCTCACGGTGGAGAAGGGGCCGCGCAAGGGAGAGATCCGGCAGTGCATCGCGGGGTCCGCGCTCCGCGTCGGGCGCGTCGTCAAGGGCAACGACCTCGCCGTGCGCGACGTGGGCGCGTCGCAGCAGCACCTCGCCATCGAgttcctcccgccgccggcctcccggTGGGCCGTCTCCGACCTCGGCTCCTCCAACGGGTCCTTCCTGAACGGCGCTCCCCTCGTCCCGACCGTCCCCGCCCCGCTCTCTGACGGGAACCTGATCAAGATCGGCGAGTCCACCGTGCTTGCCGTGTCCCTCGCGTCCGATTCAGATCTGTGCCGCGGCGCTGCTGCGGCCGCGGGCCCTAGGCGCTCCTCGCGCGGCCCGGCGgtgccagcggcggcggaggagaagaagcccCCAGCGGGGGACCGCCGGGGAACGCGGAAGAAGGCCGCGGTGGTGGAGGCCCCCGAATTCGAGGATGAAGCGCCGGACGCTGCGGcagtggtggtggaggaggagaaacccCGCCTGGTTACGCGCCGGGGCGGACGGAAGAAGGCGGCTGCATCGGACCCCCCTGAAGAACCAGAGAAGGatgaagaggagaaggaggagccaCCGCTGGTGACGCGCCGCGGCAGGCAGAAGAAGGTGGCGGAGCACCCTGTACCGGAGAAGGATGAAGAGACGGAGGTGGCCCCGGTTGTTACTCAACTTGAAGGGAATAAGCAGGCCGTGGAGCCCCCTGaaccggagccggagaaggAAGGGGCGAAGCGTCGTGGCAGGCCAAAAAAGGCCACGGAGGTGCCTGAACCagggaaggaagaggaagcgAAGGCGGAGGCCCCGGTGGCTACACGCCGAAGTGCGAGGAATAAGGGTGCGGCGACGGCCGCTGCTCCACCACCGCCTGCAAAGACAAGGTCCAGAAGAGGCAGGGGAAGAGGCGCAAGGGCGGCTAGTACAAGGGAGGCCGTTATTCCTGAGGACGAGGACGTGGAGGAACAGGAGGAAATTGAGGTGGCCATGCCAAGAGAGCCTGCAGCGAATCATCTGTCGACTTCGACAGTAGTGAAGAGTGCTGAGGCGGAGAAGATTGCAGCTGGGGATGGAGAAATCAAGGTGGCTGCGAAGGAGGCACCGGAGGTGGAAGTGGCAAAGGAGGCAGCCAGTGCTACTGTTGCCAACAATGGGTGTGCCAAGGAAAACGATGgtggagaagatgaagaagaggatggCAAGGCAGAATTGGTTGGCAGTGGTGGAGAAGCAGGGGCCGGGGAGAAGGTGGAGGAGCGTGCTGGGAGAAGCAGCCTTGACACCATGACATTGGGGGAGTGGTTCTACCGGATGGAGAAGTACCTCGTAAGGAAGATCGATGAGTATGCTGACCAGAGCATCGTGGAGTTGGAGGACCAAGAACGGCGTTTGTATGAGTACATATCGACTCTTGGGAAACAGCTCTGA
- the LOC100826749 gene encoding uncharacterized protein LOC100826749 has protein sequence MVIPPPDRAARIVSYLKPYLLRMHFSNKYVSAQVIHTPTATVACSASSQEKLLRPDLESTRDVAAAAKIGKLLGERMLLKGIPAVSIHMKREQKYHGKVRAVIDSVREAGVKLL, from the coding sequence ATGGTGATCCCTCCACCTGACAGGGCAGCTAGAATCGTCAGTTATCTCAAGCCCTACCTTCTGAGGATGCATTTCTCGAACAAGTATGTATCCGCGCAGGTCATCCATACCCCAACAGCAACCGTTGCGTGCTCTGCAAGCTCACAGGAAAAGCTGCTTAGACCGGACCTGGAGTCGACCCGTGACGTCGCTGCTGCCGCAAAGATTGGGAAGCTGCTCGGCGAGCGCATGCTGCTTAAGGGAATACCTGCTGTGTCCATCCACATGAAGAGAGAGCAGAAGTACCATGGCAAAGTCAGGGCTGTTATAGACTCCGTCAGAGAGGCTGGAGTGAAACTGTTGTGA
- the LOC100820894 gene encoding uncharacterized protein LOC100820894 isoform X2, producing the protein MEAEGVRHRTVEVARGVRLHVAESGPEDGPAVLLLHGFPDLWYGWRHQMAALAARGFRAVAPDLRGYGDSDAPPDAGSYTTFHVVGDLVALIADLAQPQVFVAGHDWGAIVAWQLCLLRPDLVRALVNLSVVYHPRRSEGSPLEAVRALCGEDHYMCHFQKPGVAEAEFALPDMRHLFKKVLGMRKAAPLILPKDKTFFDSLDSDGTCPAWLSEEDISYYADKFEKTGFTGGFNYYRCMDKNWELSAPWTGAPIKVPTKFIVGDLDLTYNTPGVKDYIHKGGLKAMVPNLEDLVIMEGVGHFINQEKPNEVSDHICEFFSKF; encoded by the exons atgGAGGCGGAGGGCGTGCGGCACCGGACGGTGGAGGTGGCACGCGGGGTGCGGCTGCACGTGGCGGAGTCGGGGCCCGAGGACGGCCCCGCGGTGTTGCTCCTGCACGGCTTCCCGGACCTCTGGTACGGCTGGCGCCACCAGATGGCCGCCCTGGCGGCCCGGGGCTTCCGCGCCGTCGCGCCCGACCTGCGCGGCTACGGCGACTCCGATGCCCCGCCCGACGCGGGCTCCTACACCACCTTCCACGTCGTCGGCGACCTCGTCGCCCTCATCGCCGACCTGGCCCAGCCCCAG GTGTTCGTGGCGGGGCACGACTGGGGCGCCATCGTGGCGTGGCAGCTCTGCCTGCTCCGGCCGGACCTCGTGCGGGCGCTCGTGAACCTCAGCGTGGTGTACCACCCGCGCCGGTCCGAGGGGAGCCCACTCGAGGCCGTCAGGGCCCTGTGCGGGGAAGACCACTACATGTGCCACTTCCAG AAGCCTGGAGTTGCTGAAGCTGAATTTGCTCTGCCAGACATGAGGCATCTGTTTAAGAAGGTTTTGGGAATGCGCAAGGCAGCTCCACTTATTCTACCCAAAGACAAGACCTTCTTTGACTCACTTGATTCAGATGGTACTTGCCCTGCATGGCTCTCAGAAGAAGATATTTCCTACTACGCagacaaatttgagaagaCAGGTTTTACAGGAGGGTTTAACTACTACAGATGCATGGACAA GAACTGGGAGCTCTCCGCACCATGGACTGGAGCTCCAATAAAAGTTCCAACAAAATTCATTGTTGGGGACCTGGATCTTACATATAACACACCAGGGGTGAAAGACTACATTCACAAGGGTGGCTTGAAGGCAATGGTGCCGAATCTGGAGGATTTGGTTATCATGGAGGGAGTGGGCCACTTCATCAACCAGGAGAAGCCTAACGAGGTCTCAGATCACATTTGTGAGTTCTTTAGCAAGTTCTGA
- the LOC100822113 gene encoding dynein light chain 1, cytoplasmic, producing MSDELKSRYAAAVAAAAASSDLAPYATMRASADADRRPNAVSATAALGSPPPASAGAAAASPTAPKIQLKSADMKEEMQKEAFDIARVAFEKHTMEKDIAEYIKKEFDKNHGPTWHCIVGRNFGSYVTHETNYFVYFYIDSKAVLLFKSG from the exons ATGTCCGACGAGCTCAAGAGCCGGTACGcggccgccgttgccgccgccgccgcctcctccgaccTGGCTCCCTACGCGACGATGAGGGCCTCGGCCGACGCCGACCGCAGGCCGAACGCCgtctccgccaccgccgccctgggctccccgccgccggcctccgccgGTGCCGCGGCCGCGTCGCCTACCGCGCCCAAGATCCAGCTCAAGAGCGCCGACATGAAGGAGGAGATGCAGAAAGAGGCATTCGACATCGCCCGCGTC GCGTTCGAGAAGCACACTATGGAGAAGGACATCGCGGAGTACATCAAGAAGGAGTTCGACAAGAACCACGGCCCCACCTGGCACTGCATCGTCGGCCGCAACTTCG GTTCATACGTGACGCACGAGACAAACTACTTTGTGTATTTCTACATCGATTCTAAAGCCGTCTTGCTATTCAAATCTGGGTGA
- the LOC100845480 gene encoding syntaxin-22 yields MSFQDLEAGNGPRGAPRRNGRSAAGAGAGASQAVASGVFQINTAVATFQRLVNTLGTPKDTPDLRDRIHKTRAHITQLVKDTSDKLRQASEADHRVEVSATKKIADAKLAKDFQAVLKEFQKAQRLSAEREAAYAPFITQAGLPQSYNSTDMNNGADKLAEQRTQLLESRRQELVFLDNEIVFNEAIIEERDQGIQEIQHQITEVNEIFKDLAVLVHDQGAMIDDIDSHIDNSVAATAQAKGQLSKAAKTQKSNSSLICLLMVIFGVVLLIVIIVLAA; encoded by the exons ATGAGCTTCCAGGACCTGGAGGCCGGGAACGGGCCCCGCGGGGCGCCGCGGAGGAACGGCCGttcggcggcgggggccggcgccggggcgtCGCAGGCCGTCGCGTCGGGGGTGTTCCAGATCAACACCGCGGTGGCCACCTTCCAGCGCCTCGTCAACACGCTCGGCACGCCCAAGGACACGCCCGACCTCCGAGACAGGAT ACACAAGACACGCGCACACATAACACAATTGGTGAAGGATACGTCAGATAAGCTTAGACAAGCCAGCGAGGCGGATCACCGGGTTGAAGTTAGT GCTACCAAAAAGATTGCTGATGCAAAGCTAGCAAAAGATTTCCAAGCAGTCCTAAAAGAATTTCAGAAAGCTCAACGATTATCAGCTGAAAGAGAAGCTGCATATGCACCGTTTATTACTCAAGCGGGTCTGCCACAGAG CTATAATTCAACCGACATGAATAACGGTGCTGATAAGTTGGCTGAGCAGCGCACACAGCTTCTAGAATCAAGAAG GCAAGAGTTGGTATTTTTGGATAATGAGATTGTGTTCAATGAGGCCATCATTGAGGAAAGGGACCAGGGAATACAAGAGATTCAGCACCAAATCACTGAAGTAAATGAGATCTTCAAAGATCTTGCTGTGCTAGTCCATGATCAAGGAGCAATGATTG ACGACATTGACTCCCATATTGACAATTCTGTTGCTGCGACCGCGCAAGCAAAAGGCCAGCTTTCAAAAGCTGCTAAAACTCAGAAGTCGAACTCGTCTCTG ATATGTCTGTTGATGGTTATATTCGGAGTGGTCCTGCTCATAGTGATAATAGTCCTTGCAGCCTAG
- the LOC100825503 gene encoding late embryogenesis abundant protein Lea5, with amino-acid sequence MALALSGSSAAARALAQLLAPSTRSYAAAAASGAMRRAAAADGKAAGEGKDAAGADASWVPDPVTGHYRPANRAASADPADLRAAHLGRTYARA; translated from the coding sequence ATGGCTCTCGCTCTCTCCGGTTCCTCGGCTGCTGCCCGCGCGCTGGCCCAGCTGCTGGCCCCGTCCACCAGAAGctacgcggcggcggcggcgtccggggcgatgaggcgcgcggcggcggcggacgggaaggcggcgggcgagggcaaggatgccgccggcgccgacgcctcGTGGGTCCCCGACCCCGTGACGGGCCACTACCGCCCGGCcaaccgcgccgcctccgccgaccccgccgacctccgcgccgcccacctcgGCCGCACCTACGCCCGGGCTTGA